Part of the Terriglobia bacterium genome, AAGAAGCACTCCGAGCGGCTGGAGACCAAGAAGTTTTGCAATACGTGCCGCAAGCAGACCGCGCACAAAGAAGTGAAGTAAGGCTGGCGCAGGGGTTTGGGACAGTCCCGAGTTTAGGGGAGTAGGTTTAACGGTAGACCATCGGTCTCCAAAACCGAGAGTGGGGGTTCGAATCCCTCCTCCCCTGCCAGATGGAAGAGCGCCTGCCGGACCGGGTGACGGCGGCGCCGGGCAAGGAAACGAAGAGGCAGGCAGAATGGCCACGCAGGCGGTCAAAGTGAAGAATGAAGAAGCGCAGGGCGGAATCGGCGGCGAGCTCGGGCAGAAGGTGACGGGCACGGTGCAGAACACGCGGGAATTTCTGCACGAAGTGCGCGTGGAGATGAAGCAGGTGACCTGGCCGACGCGCGAGGACGTGGTTTCGACGACGGGTGTGGTGATCGTGACGGTGTTCTTCTTCGGCGTATTCCTGTGGCTCGTGGATATGGGCGTGCAGAGCGTGGTGCAGTACGTATTCAAACTGTTTGGAGTGTAGAGGGGAACGCACGTTCATGGCGATGCAGTGGTACATCATTCACACCTATTCTGGGTTTGAGAAGAAGGTGAAGGAAAGTCTGGAAGGGCGGGTGGCGGCGTTCGGGCTGCAGGACAAGATCGGGCGCGTGCTGATCCCGATGGAAGACGTCGTGGAAGTGCGCGGCGGGAAGAAAGTGGTTTCGGAGCGGATGTCCTATCCGGGCTACGTGCTGGTGGAGATGGACCTGGACGAGAACACCTGGCACGTGGTGCGGTCGACGCCGCGGGTGACGGGGTTTGTGGGATCGGCGACGAATCCCTCGCCGCTGAGCCACGAGGAAGTGGATGCGATCATCAATCGCGTGCACGTTCCGGCGGACCGCCCCAAGCCCAAGGTGATTTTCGAGCGCAACGAGCAAGTGCGCATCGTGGACGGCCCGTTCGCGAATTTCAACGGTACGGTGGAGGAAGTGGATTCCGACCACAGCCGGCTCAAGGTTTCGGTGACGATTTTCGGGCGTTCGACGCCGGTGGAACTGGATTTCGCGAGCGTGGAAAAGCTGGCGTAGCCGGCGCGGTCCAGAGGGAGATCGAGGCAGGACATGGCGAAGAAAGTACAGACAACGGTGAAGCTGCAGCTGGCGGCCGCGAAGGCCACGCCGGCGCCGCCGGTGGGCACGGCACTCGGCCCGCACGGCGTGAACATCATGGATTTCTGCAAGCAGTTTAATGCCAAGACGGCGAAAGAGCCGGAAGGCATGATCATCCCGGTGCTGGTGACGATCTACACCGACCGGACATTTTCGTTCATCACCAAGACACCGCCGGCCAGCGAACTGCTGAAGCGCGCGGCGGGGGTGGTGAAGGGCTCGGCGGAGCCCAACCGCAACAAGGTCGGCAAAGTCACCAAGAAGCAGGTGGAAGAGATCGCCAAGACCAAGCTCGTGGACCTGAACACCACGAACCTGGAATCGGCTGTCCGCACGGTGATGGGCACGGCGCGGAACATGGGACTGGAAGTCACGGAATAACGAAGTCGCGATCAGGGAGTTGCACGCCATGCGGAAGAAAGCCGGAAAGAAAATGGAAGGCGCGCGCAAGCAGGTGGAAGCGCGGCCGTACAAGCTCGCCGAAGCGGCGGAGCTGCTGAAGAAGACGCATCACACCAAGTTCAACGAAACGGTGGAGCTGGCCGTGAACCTGGGCGTGGACCCCAAGCATTCCGACCAGGTGGTGCGCGGGACGGTGGGGCTGCCGCACGGACTGGGCAAGTCGGTGCGCGTGCTGGTCATCGCCGGCGGCGACAAGGTGCGCGAGGCGCGGGAAGCGGGCGCAGATTTCGTGGGCGGCGATGACATGGTGCAGAAGATCGTGGAAGGGTGGACGGATTACGAAGCGGTGATCGCCACGCCGGACATGATGAAGTCCGCGGGCAAGCTGGGCAAGGTGCTGGGGCCGCGCGGGCTGATGCCCAACCCCAAGACCGGCACGGTC contains:
- the rpmG gene encoding 50S ribosomal protein L33 yields the protein KKHSERLETKKFCNTCRKQTAHKEVK
- the secE gene encoding preprotein translocase subunit SecE encodes the protein MATQAVKVKNEEAQGGIGGELGQKVTGTVQNTREFLHEVRVEMKQVTWPTREDVVSTTGVVIVTVFFFGVFLWLVDMGVQSVVQYVFKLFGV
- the nusG gene encoding transcription termination/antitermination protein NusG: MAMQWYIIHTYSGFEKKVKESLEGRVAAFGLQDKIGRVLIPMEDVVEVRGGKKVVSERMSYPGYVLVEMDLDENTWHVVRSTPRVTGFVGSATNPSPLSHEEVDAIINRVHVPADRPKPKVIFERNEQVRIVDGPFANFNGTVEEVDSDHSRLKVSVTIFGRSTPVELDFASVEKLA
- the rplK gene encoding 50S ribosomal protein L11; amino-acid sequence: MAKKVQTTVKLQLAAAKATPAPPVGTALGPHGVNIMDFCKQFNAKTAKEPEGMIIPVLVTIYTDRTFSFITKTPPASELLKRAAGVVKGSAEPNRNKVGKVTKKQVEEIAKTKLVDLNTTNLESAVRTVMGTARNMGLEVTE
- the rplA gene encoding 50S ribosomal protein L1, encoding MRKKAGKKMEGARKQVEARPYKLAEAAELLKKTHHTKFNETVELAVNLGVDPKHSDQVVRGTVGLPHGLGKSVRVLVIAGGDKVREAREAGADFVGGDDMVQKIVEGWTDYEAVIATPDMMKSAGKLGKVLGPRGLMPNPKTGTVTFEVGKAIKEIKAGKVEFRVDKAGIVHCAIGKIQFDAAKLAENAHAVLAAITKAKPAAAKGKYIQKITLTSTMGPGILIDLVDAETAIAAAA